From a single Hippopotamus amphibius kiboko isolate mHipAmp2 chromosome X, mHipAmp2.hap2, whole genome shotgun sequence genomic region:
- the LOC130842166 gene encoding LOW QUALITY PROTEIN: nuclear RNA export factor 3-like (The sequence of the model RefSeq protein was modified relative to this genomic sequence to represent the inferred CDS: deleted 2 bases in 1 codon; substituted 2 bases at 2 genomic stop codons) yields METEQKPPERRMERNGQDETLGSWFKIMIPFGIKYDEKWLLSLIQKKCSVPFTPVEFHYEKMQAQFFVEDANIAFALKNVSGKIYNEYNERVSIFVEPCDAPQSVLKELKSGKVEQIKLTVNKQCDASQQSLDNSQTLFPSSSLPGDLMTHDVGMAQNPRNGMAASLQIHPGNMPKVKSAGEMDKDQQPEPEGMCADRDPLCTTLHDKSTNISSILELFPKLLSLDGQEAPPPTKCGIEARKLLPACEGSFFESDELKSLVLQFLQQYYLIHDYGDRKHLLGAYHEEACFSLTIPFHPEDPAPSSLGEYFKESRNMKKLKDPHLRVQLLKYTRGDIVHTLCVLPKTEYDFSSFVVDLWFQKETMLCFSVNGVFKEVKGSSQGLVRAFTRTFIATPGSFSSLCIVNDELFMREASPSETQSAVCIPMPTPSASFMHIFSPEXQXMALAFSTKYGMNLQWSHK; encoded by the exons ATGGAGACGGAACAAAAGCCTCCAGAGAGAAGAATGGAGAGAAACGGGCAGGATGAGACCTTGGGGAGCTGGTTCAAGATCATG ATTCCCTTTGGTATAAAATATGATGAGAAGTGGCTGCTGAGTTTGATTCAAAAGAAATGCAGCGTCCCCTTCACCCCAGTTGAA TTTCACTATGAGAAAATGCAGGCCCAGTTCTTTGTTGAGGATGCCAACATTGCCTTTGCATTGAAGAATGTCAGTGGCAAGATTTACAATGAGTATAATGAAAGGGTGT CTATCTTTGTTGAGCCCTGTGATGCACCCCAGTCTGTGCTGAAGGAACTGAAGTCAGGAAAGGTGGAGCAGATAAAG CTGACTGTGAACAAACAATGTGATGCCTCCCAGCAATCTCTTGACAATTCCCAGACTCTGTTTCCCTCGTCCTCTCTTCCTGGAGACTTGATGACCCATGATGTTGGAATGGCACAGAACCCTAGAAATGGTATGGCTGCCTCCCTGCAGATCCATCCAGGGAATATGCCCAAG GTGAAGTCTGCAGGGGAGATGGACAAGGACCAGCAGCCGGAGCCAGAAGGGATGTGTGCGGACAGAGACCCCCTGTGCACCACCCTCCATGATAAGTCAACCAACATAAG CTCCATCCTGGAATTGTTCCCCAAGTTACTAAGCTTG gatGGCCAGGAGGCACCCCCACCGACTAAGTGTGGTATTGAAGCCCGCAAGCTCCTACCAGCCTGCGAG GGAAGTTTCTTTGAATCTGATGAGCTGAAGAGTCTAGTCCTGCAATTCCTGCAGCA GTATTACTTGATCCATGACTATGGAGACCGAAAGCATCTCCTGGGTGCTTATCACGAGGAGGCCTGCTTCTCCCTGACCATTCCCTTCCACCCCGAGGACCCAGCCCC AAGCAGCTTGGGCGAGTACTTCAAGGAGAGCAGGAATATGAAGAAGCTCAAGGACCCCC atCTGCGGGTCCAGCTGCTGAAGTATACAAGAGGTGACATTGTGCACACCCTCTGTGTGTTGCCGAAGACTGAGTATGACTTTAGCTCCTTTGTGGTGGACTTGTGGTTCCAGAAG GAAACAATGCTTTGCTTCTCTGTCAATGGGGTGTTCAAGGAAG TGAAAGGAAGTTCTCAGGGCCTTGTGCGCGCCTTCACCCGGACCTTCATCGCTACCCCTGGCAGCTTTTCCAG TCTATGCATCGTGAATGACGAGCTATTTATGAGGGAAGCCAGCCCCAGTGAGACTCAGAGT GCAGTCTGCATCCCAATGCCTACACCTTCCGCCAGCTTCATGCACATCTTCTCCCCAGAGTAGCAGTAAATGGCGCTGGCTTTCTCCACCAAATATGGGATGAACCTCCAGTGGTCTCACAAGTGA